The window GCCTGCCCTGTAACAATTTTAATTCCCGCTCGAAACGGTACGTTTGCTATGTCGGACCATTCACACGATCACGGCCATGACGATCATGGCCACGGGCACCTCAAGCTGCAGTACCAGCGCAGCCTGCCGATTCCGAACGGCAAGCTTTGCTTGTGGCTGTTCTTGTCGACCGAAATCATGTTCTTCGCCGGTTTGATCGGCGCGTACATCGTGCTCCGCTTCGGCGCTCCCTCGGGCAGCTGGCCGCTGCCGCACGACGTGCACCTGGTCGAATGGATCGGCGCGATGAACACCTTCGTGCTCATCTGCTCCAGCGTGACCATCGTGCTCGCTTACGAAGCGTCGAAGTCGAACGCCGTGAGCGTGGCCCGCGGCTGGTTGTTCCTCACGCTCATCCTCGGCTCGGTGTTCCTCGGCGTGAAGATGGTCGAGTACCGCTCGAAGTTCGCCCACGGCATTTATCCTGCCGCTCCCCGCAGCCTGCTGCACGAAAAGGCAGACGTTTATTATCTGCAAGACGTTCGCCTGAAATTGGCCGCCCAATTCGACACGTTGAAGTCCAAGCAGAGCGCCTCCGAAACAGATGAAAAACTGCCGAAGCTGACCGACGAAGAGACCAAACGGCTCGACACGCTGACCAAGCTCCTCGACTACGTGAAGTGGACCGAAACGATCGCTGCCGTTGATCCCGATACCCTCCGTCGCCATGTCGCCATGGAACGCCTGGCCATGTCGATCTACCCGATCGATCACAGCCACGAGAGCGCCGAGAAGAAGCACGAGAAGATCGTCGGCATTCTCAAAGACGAATACGCCGAAGTCGAAGGGAAGAAAAACGCGGTCAACATTCACAAGACTGATCTGGCCAAGGCCCGCGCTGTCGCAGCTGAAAAGCACGTGAAGCTCGAAGCCGACATCAAGGCATTGAACGAAAAGAAGGCCAACCTCGCCAAGCCGGCTGGCACCACCAGCACTGAGGCTGGCGGCACGACCTTTGTCGCCGTGCAAGACCAGCCTGCCGAAGCTCAGCAGATCGACTCGCAGATCGCTGCCGCCACCACGGAATTGAACAAGGCCAAAGACGAGATGGCCAAGATCGATGCCGATCTCGTGCCCCTCGACGCCGAGGTGAAGTTGATGGACGGCCGCTTGAATGCTCAAGAAGTGCTGGTGAACGCTCACGGCGGTTTGAACGAACACGAGAAGTGGCTCCGTCTGCCGATGATGATTCCCAGCGGCAATATGTGGGCCAGCACCTACTTCCTCATGACTGGCTTTCACGCGATTCACGTGCTCGTCGGCTTGATTGCGTTCGCGCTGATCCTGCCGAAGCAACTCGATTCGCGCAAGTCTCACATCCTGGAAAACGTCGGCCTGTATTGGCACTTCGTCGATCTGGTCTGGATTTTCCTCTTCCCGCTGCTGTACCTGTTCTAAAAATACATGGGGACAATTGAAGTCCCTCCGACATACAAGGTGGTTCATGGGTCACGATAAAAAAGAAGTCGAGCGCCAGCACTTAGGCCCGACGACCAACATCGACAAGCATGCCTCGCATGGCGGCCTCGGTACTTACATTGCCGTGTTCGTTTCGCTGTGCGTCCTCACGCTGTTGTCGTTCCTGGTCGGCAACTCGCAGTCGCTGCGGGTGAACGCTCCGCAGGTGATGTGGGCCGCGATGATGGCCGTTTCCTGTGCCAAAGCCATGCTCGTGATGCTGTTCTTCATGCATCTCAAGTGGGAAGCCAACTGGAAGTACGTCCTCACGGTGCCGGCCAGCATGATGAGCCTGTTCCTCGTGCTCATGCTCGTTCCCGACGTGGGCCGCCGCACCCGAACCTATTCCGATGAACGCTGGTTGTATTCGGCCACTCCCCGCGCAGCCCACACGGATGAACATCACGACGAGCACCACGAGGGTCATTCGCACGACGCACCTGCCGAGAAAAAGTAGTCGAAGTTCGGCTTCGACGGATTGGTGAGATATGAGTAAGGCAGTGTTGGCGTGGTTGGGTGTCCTCTTCGTTGCGATGGGGATCACCTTCGTTTGGCTGGGCATCAAATACAGCTTGCCCGCCGTGGAAGTGCGGCCGTCGCACTCGGCGATCGATCAGGGTTACGAGATCAAGCCGCCGTCGGCCAGCGAGCCGATTCTGACGGAGTTCACGCTCACGGAGCGGAGCGGCCGCAAACTCGGCACCGCCGATTTGGCCGGCCGCGTGTCGGTGACTAACTTCTTCTTTTCGACATGCCCCGCCGAGTGCTTGACGCAGCAGCGGCAGTACGAAATCGTGCAGAAGGAATTCGGACCCAAGGGGGTTCAGTTCGTCAGCATCACTTGCGATCCCGAAAACGATACGCCTTCACGTTTCAATAAGTATGTCGCCGAGAAACGGTTCGACATTGCCAACAACGGCGAAGCTTGGTGGTTCCTCACCGGCGACCTCACGTACATTCAGCGAATCGCCGAAGAGATTTATCAAGTGCCGCTCAAGCGGTTCACGCACACCGAGAAGTTCGAAGTCCGCGACAAGTGGAACAATCCGCGCGGCAGCTTCTCGTGGAAAGACGGCAAGTCGCTGGTCGATCTGAAGCTGACGCTCGACAAGCTCCTCGTCGAAACCGAACCGCCGCCAGAAGTGAAAGCCGCCGCTGCCGAACGGACCGCGATGATCGAGCGAGCCATTACCAACGCCAAGGCCGCAAAAGAAGGCAAGCCGGCAGCAGAGCCCAAGGAAGAAGTGAAGCCAGCTGAAGAAGCGGCTCCAGCGGAAGCACCGAAATCAGAAACACCCGCGCCGTAAGGAACCTGCCGGGTGGAATCTCTCGTCCGTGTGCTACCGCACATCAATGCATCGCTCAACGGTCTGGCCGCGGTGTTGCTCGTCGTCGGTTGGGTGCTAATCAAGCAGCGCCGCGAAGTCGCCCACAAGTGGTGCATGCTCAGTTGCTTCGGCGTGTCGGTCGTCTTCCTTGCTTGCTACCTCACCTATCACGGCTTGCGACATCAGGTCCTCGGCGAAACAAGCAAGATGTTTCCCGCCGCGACCTATCCAACGGCGGCCTGGTTTTATTATCCGATCCTCATCACGCATGTCATCCTCGCGGCCCTGGTCCCGTTTCTCGCCATCGCGACGATTTACTTCGGCCTCAAGGACCAGCGGCAGCGGCACATTCGCCTAGCTCGCTGGACATTTCCGATCTGGCTCTATGTCTCAGTTACGGGCGTGATCGTATACTTGATGTTGTATCAATGGTTTGTTCCGCAGGTGCCGATCCCATGAAAGCCCGCCACATTCTCCGCTGCCTGACCGCCCTGCTGATCGTAGCTTGCTGCGCGCTGGCCGCCGAAGCGTGCCCCGGCTGCAAGGAACAGATCGCCGGCGATCCCGCCGCGTATAACATCGCCCGCGGTTACTTCTGGAGCATCCTCTTTATGCTCTCGATGCCGATTTTGATCTTCACCGGCATGGGAAGCTATTTCTACTGGGAAGTCCGCCGCGCCTATGCTCGCGAAGCCCTCGAACAAGCTGCGGTGGTTGTTGAGCAACCTGCTTCGCAGAGCTAGCCCCGTACAGAGATTGTCGTCGAATACTCCGTATTCGATGGGTTGACGTTAAACAGCAACTCCCCGAGGAATGAGCTCCGCGAAATTCCGGCGTTCGGCGAGTGGACGTGGAAGCTCTGAGATTGAAGCGCGAGTGCGTCGCGGTGGATCACAAGCCGCTGCGAAATCAACTCGCCGAACTTGCTGGAATATCGCTGGCGCTGATTCCAGCGAGCCTCGGCTTTCGACCGCCACCACCGAATACGGAGTATTCGGCGACATAGCCGTCTTCTTACTCCC is drawn from Anatilimnocola floriformis and contains these coding sequences:
- a CDS encoding cytochrome c oxidase subunit 3, producing MSDHSHDHGHDDHGHGHLKLQYQRSLPIPNGKLCLWLFLSTEIMFFAGLIGAYIVLRFGAPSGSWPLPHDVHLVEWIGAMNTFVLICSSVTIVLAYEASKSNAVSVARGWLFLTLILGSVFLGVKMVEYRSKFAHGIYPAAPRSLLHEKADVYYLQDVRLKLAAQFDTLKSKQSASETDEKLPKLTDEETKRLDTLTKLLDYVKWTETIAAVDPDTLRRHVAMERLAMSIYPIDHSHESAEKKHEKIVGILKDEYAEVEGKKNAVNIHKTDLAKARAVAAEKHVKLEADIKALNEKKANLAKPAGTTSTEAGGTTFVAVQDQPAEAQQIDSQIAAATTELNKAKDEMAKIDADLVPLDAEVKLMDGRLNAQEVLVNAHGGLNEHEKWLRLPMMIPSGNMWASTYFLMTGFHAIHVLVGLIAFALILPKQLDSRKSHILENVGLYWHFVDLVWIFLFPLLYLF
- a CDS encoding DUF420 domain-containing protein; the protein is MESLVRVLPHINASLNGLAAVLLVVGWVLIKQRREVAHKWCMLSCFGVSVVFLACYLTYHGLRHQVLGETSKMFPAATYPTAAWFYYPILITHVILAALVPFLAIATIYFGLKDQRQRHIRLARWTFPIWLYVSVTGVIVYLMLYQWFVPQVPIP
- a CDS encoding SCO family protein, which encodes MSKAVLAWLGVLFVAMGITFVWLGIKYSLPAVEVRPSHSAIDQGYEIKPPSASEPILTEFTLTERSGRKLGTADLAGRVSVTNFFFSTCPAECLTQQRQYEIVQKEFGPKGVQFVSITCDPENDTPSRFNKYVAEKRFDIANNGEAWWFLTGDLTYIQRIAEEIYQVPLKRFTHTEKFEVRDKWNNPRGSFSWKDGKSLVDLKLTLDKLLVETEPPPEVKAAAAERTAMIERAITNAKAAKEGKPAAEPKEEVKPAEEAAPAEAPKSETPAP
- a CDS encoding cytochrome C oxidase subunit IV family protein translates to MGHDKKEVERQHLGPTTNIDKHASHGGLGTYIAVFVSLCVLTLLSFLVGNSQSLRVNAPQVMWAAMMAVSCAKAMLVMLFFMHLKWEANWKYVLTVPASMMSLFLVLMLVPDVGRRTRTYSDERWLYSATPRAAHTDEHHDEHHEGHSHDAPAEKK